One Betta splendens chromosome 8, fBetSpl5.4, whole genome shotgun sequence DNA segment encodes these proteins:
- the stk19 gene encoding serine/threonine-protein kinase 19 yields the protein MNRKRALILDTFTVKKRKNVTEAFGAVGDGDGPTDIRSTLEYLMSLFPRKLFNDTLPQIVIKHQLYSMHNDKTLVDKEVNKLREQGDLLMFQLGFDAEAFGLVFTSDYKAKVLAGEEGKATRATVERFLEKVLPSCTDLSFSKDKMLKEFLFTDSEITQLVKSGVLTVRDAGSWWLSIPNSGKFTKYFIQGRKAVLSMVKKSKYGEVLKAELEGRRTTSHVKFHIKYHVHDVVGAELVQSIPTTSGTLLRFVDS from the exons ATGAACAGGAAACGGGCTCTAATTTTAGACACTTTCACggtgaagaaaagaaaaaatgttaCAGAGGCGTTTGGAGCTGTGGGAGATGGCGATG GACCAACTGACATCAGATCCACTCTGGAGTATCTCATGAGTCTGTTTCCCAGAAAGCTCTTCAATGACACCTTGCCACAGATTGTCATTAAACACCAGCTGTACAGCATGCACAATGACAAGACGCTGGTGGATAAAGAGGTG AACAAACTGAGGGAACAAGGCGACCTGCTGATGTTTCAGCTCGGCTTTGATGCGGAAGCTTTTGGGCTGGTCTTCACCTCCGACTACAAGGCCAAAGTGCTGGCGGGAGAGGAGGGCAAAGCGACgagagcaacagtggagaggttTCTGGAGAAAGTGCTGCCGTCGTGCACAGACCTGAGCTTCAGCAAAGACAAGATGCTCAAGGAGTTCTTATTTACAGACTCTGAGATAAC GCAGCTAGTGAAGTCAGGGGTCTTGACTGTGCGGGACGCAGGCAGCTGGTGGCTGTCCATTCCCAATTCCGGCAAATTCACCAAGTACTTTATTCAAG GTCGCAAAGCAGTGCTCAGCATGGTGAAGAAGTCTAAATATGGGGAAGTCttaaaggcagagctggaggggCGGCGAACAACTTCCCATGTTAAATTCCACATTAAATACCACGTCCATGATGTTGTTGGTGCAGAGCTGGTACAAAG TATACCTACAACTTCCGGAACATTGTTGCGATTTGTGGATTCCTAA